The following is a genomic window from Xenopus laevis strain J_2021 chromosome 2L, Xenopus_laevis_v10.1, whole genome shotgun sequence.
GATTCTGTACATTGTATAGTTCTTTCTTACCTTGGGTGCTTGATAATGTCCAGTGTTCAGATGTTGAGGTCTTCAAAAAAGCCTGAAGACCACAGTAGATTATATTGGGGGTGAGTGCTTgtgataggtatgggatctattatccagaatgcatgggacttggggttttctggataatatatacCTTCCAACTGGCCCGTTTTGAGCAGGTCAGTCCCTCTTTCACCCcgcagtcctgcgtttgtactggaaagtccccatttctctgcactgaacagccaaaaaagatacaatgtttctaacttaattggatcttggcagagagcccagaatagatacttaagatacatttgtaacagtttttgtcccttgggagaagtttcacagcttaaagggcaattcaccttcattagtaaaactgtaataaaacatacaaactacagaaatgtgttagaactttcataacctggcaaattttgtaaaatgggcatggtaattatggggtgtggctgTAAAAGGcagtgtggtaaaaaaaaattgcaatttttttgtccctctttccgtttccagaatgttgggaggtatgtaacggatctttccataatttgtatcttcacaccttaagtctactagaaaaccatttaaacatggaataatcccaataggctggttttgcctccaataaggattcattatatcttagttgggatcaagtacaatctactgttttattattatagagaaaagtcaattcattttgaaaaatttggattatttggataaaatggagtctatggaactttctggataacagctttccggataacggatcccatacctgtactcttcaTAGTATCAGAGTGACTTTAGACTTTagagttaaaggagtggtttacctttTTCTTCACTTTTAGTTCTGTATATTATAGAActctaaacaacttttccattggttttcatttttttcttttttattgaagGATTTGCCTTTTTGGATACCAGCAAAGTGATCCAATTGGCCCCCTGTATAAGGACAGGTCTTGTATGTGTGTCTTCTATGTGGGAGCGACTGAGTTTGTCCAAGGAGAGGTACTTGAGGCAGATAGTACTATCTGGGTTAATAAGTGCTCTTGTGTTTCGGTTGTAGGAAGAAATCCAGAGCtataagctcagggatagacaaaagagtagtgatgggcgaatttgcgccgtttcgaagcggcgccggcatctcgtttttgacgccggcacccgtttttttgacgccggcgcccgtttttgatgccggcgtccgtttttcgggaaaatttttttgacgcccgcgaatttttgccgcgaatattcgtgggtgtttcgcaaatttattcactggtggcgaatttattaaagaagtttttacacgatatAGCACATCCTTTTTTAGAAATCAAGCGATGCCTTCGATTTGAGGAGCAACTGTACCTTTATGCTAGTGATGCATTTAAATGCTTGTGAGTATCCATTACCTGCACATAGGACGTGATCACGTATAGCTCTAAAAAGCACAaacagttaaagggcaactaaaccctgTGGTGGAAGGAATCGCACAAAGAGGTGTAACTCTATTTAAAAAtgactacactatatattactctTTTGTCTATTCCTGAGCTTATAGCTCTGGTTTTCTTCCTGCAAACGAAAGACTATATTGTGACTCatctgaaggagaacagatttttaaaaccggcaaagggagtgaactgcagagtCTCTGGACTTTATTTACGCAAGTGCTCTTGTGTGCTTCCCTCATAGCTATTCTGGCAGAATTACATTGTTGATAGCtgtactgccatctagtggccactcTTACTGAGGCAGAGATATAAAAACAacaggtacaggtacgggacttgttatccagaatgctctggacctgtggctttctggatactggatctttctgtaatttggatcttcataccttaagtctactagagaatcatttcaacattaaaaaaaacccaacaggctggttttgcttccaataaggattaattatatattagttgggatcaagtacaagctactgttttattatttcagagaaaaaggaaaccagttttaaaaatttggaatatttggacaaaatggagtctatgggagatggccattgcgtaattctgagctttctggataacaggtttccggataacggatcccatacctgtatatgtaagtgACCTATATCACAGGAAGTTCTAGGCTTTCATATTGAATATTTTCCTCATTAGTCTGGGTGTTTCTTCCTCAATTCTGGGACATCAATTGTCTGTAAGTTTATTATTTCACCTAGATGCTTCTATGTAGAAACCTGATACATCTTCATATGTGTATATTGAGATTCACTGTtatctgtattgtattgtatcatGGCACAAGCACAAAAATGTAAGCAGAACAATATTTATTACAGCAACAGTATTACAAAATATGAATTAATATTGAGCTGCAATCACAGTCGACATTGTCCTCCGTTACATCCATCTCGTTAACAGCCCAACCAGCTGTTGCTtcttaaaacctctaaaattctttTAGAGTTGATGTCGTATTCAAACTGGCTCGGTCCAATGTAGAAATACAGGCGGCctataaggataaaaaaaaaatctttaaaatccaTGGACaccttttttcaaaaatgaacaTTCAAAGGAAAATGAACAAAACCAAGCACAAGGCCTGAAGAAGGCGCTACCAAGAAACACTGCCGATACACTTCCTTACATACAATAGTAATGGTCAATGTCTCTCTATAGTCTATAATATCTATCATATTACAggaatggaatctgttatccagaatgcacgggacctggggttttctgaataacagatcttcatacctgaagggggggaatgtaattaaagccgcaaagaaaaaaacaattcgcaccaataacaattaaaatccacatctcgcaatgtaatattgttctttaAACTGTCACTGCATTGCAAatgcacattgcgaattttaattgcgcactcttaggggcagatttatcaagggttgaatttcgtaGTAAAAAatacgtcgaaattcgaccatcgaattaaaatacttcgatttcgaatatcgaagtcgaaggatttttcagtgaattttgcaatcaaacgatcaaagtaaaTTAAATCGTAAGtaagattaaatcgttcgaatcgagcgTTTAgagcgattttagcgtacgatcgaacgattttacttcgatgtgtgaagacttagaaaactattgtagaaggtccccataggctaacatagcacttcggcaggtttaaaggtatcgaagtcaaagtttttttaaagagacagtacttcgattattgaatatttgaatattcgaactatttttacttcaaatcgaagtcgaagtagatttaaagtcatagtatcctattcgatggtcgaaatatccaaaaaaattacttcgaatttagaatttttttactttgaaaattccctcgaattcacttcgacccttgataaatctgccccttaaaaaagTACTTGATGGTGTCGTAATCtattggagcaaacataacaactttttcagtaagaagttttatcacatttactgcgcattggagCAAACTCTAAAagacggtcttccactgtcggaagtggttgctaaataGTTTCTgcgttcgcaaaagctatattaaattcgcaaaaagcaaaaatttttctgcacaaaggcataactttttactacattcccctgtaagtctacaagagaatcatgtaaacatgaaataaaccaaattttctgcttttgcctccaataaggattatttgtatcttagttgggatcaagtacaaactactgttttattattacacagtaaaaggaaatcgtttttaaaaatttggattatttggataaaatggagactatgggagacggcctttccgtaattcagagttttctggataatgggtttccggataatgtctcaatgtcttaaatatattgataatgggttgagtgcagaggactcttgtatttgtctatatgtattttgtggtcacagcctcattgcacccccgcctaatggttttaaaaattagtgttgagctcaactttcccttgtttgttatagttatacaggagcaatgaccagctccatgttgtagctcccacccttcccaactatagtcaggtgatcccactggtgtctaataaaagggcagccaagtttgggagtttaactttgaaagcagctagtaagttgcaggtaaaacttagtccctttgtaaaatgtataatgaagcaatagaattcttaatgaatcagataaaattgagcataggactggccagatatgggatgactttgacgtagttggccatcttaaatatattgcaatatatggacaaacaatccctgtgttgtttaaagtgtaaggcattttttagtagcagtatgcacaaaatgtctctgtcttaaatatattgataatgggttgagtgctgaggaatcttgtatttgtctatatgtattttgtggtcacagcctcattgcaccccccacctaatggttttaaaaaatagtggtgagcacaactttcccttgtttccggataatggatcccatacctgtaccatgaaatTGTATGCCAGAGGTTGACCCAACTTTAATCCCATACACAAGAATTTACCAACTGGTGAACCACAGTGCACAATACATGATTTAATGTTTTTGGCTGTACTGTACTAGGACTATTTTAACCAACCCTTCTTGAAGTCTCTGATGTTATTGTTCCGTTGCCAGCCTGATTTTAAAAAGCAGCCTCGTTGGCCTCAACTTGTGCGATTATTAGCCTGTACAACCCACTGAAGATAGTTACCTCTATAATAAAGAGCTGCATCAATTTTATCAGGGATTCCAGGAAAATCATTGCTTATTAGCTTTGGAAAGCCAGTGTCCATTTGTTGTTTATCttcatcaaatctgaaaaaagtaaacattgtacttattatttaaaatgcaaacattAGAACTGGATTTTCCTATTTCATTTGGACAGACTGTGCTCTTGcttttaatggggttatttaataaacgaccctaagtttgcctaggagcagtaactcataacaaccaatcagcaggtaagatttactggtcacctgtctaaaagcaaacatcttattggttggtatgggttactgctcgtggacaaacttaatgccttttattacatataggggttagtGTTTTTAGAGAGTAGATTAACTCACGGAAACATGTCAAACTTCTTTACTCCTTTAACTAGACTAATGTGCTCCGCTAAGTAAATAGCTTATTATTAAGGATCCTACCCCCACCGAGGGGTGGAacatataggaagcagaccctgcagctgcaggggggcccaacaGGTACAGGggtgcccatgaggccctaactaatgagcaatttcaatatatatttgtagtgatgtgcgaatctgtcccgtttcgctcccctgaaaattttgcaaaaccacggaaaaaaacacgaaaatttgcgaaacccattgaagtcaatcggTGTTTTTACgcacatgaatttttttttccgcatgcgagaatttttctcactccaaaagcattaaagtcaatgctcgttttttcttatggcgactttttggtcattatgcattcaagtcaatggcgttttttcttatggcgacttttttgtcctaatgcattaaaggcagTGGGCATTTTTTATCttcaaatttttcagttttgtgaaaaaaatcgcatgtggcgaaatgtggaaatttgccctcgaatccatgactggtgaataaattcactatactatatcactatatatttgtaaaattagGACACCCTCTGGATGTTTTGGGATCCTAAAAATAAATTGCCATGGAGCTCAGTAACATCTAAATACACCACTCCCCTAGTCACAAAACTTAGCCTATTGTTTTTCCTATTGTCATTTTAGGAGAGAACCTAATCAGATATCAGGAGTTAATGCAAAAACGGGTCCGATGTTTGCTCCAGTTTTAGTATACTATTGCACtttgttgctgtgggttactctAGAAGCAGACACATATTTGTAATTGCCCCATTTTAACATTTGCCGTGCCAAAGTCTGTTAGAGAATGATTGTTACCTCCAGTATTTACCATCCGCaaagaaatatgttttccccAGGTGCTCGATATAAACAGCCGCATCAATACTTTTCACGGTCCTTGGAAATCCCAGTCCGTAGATGTCCCTGGGATAACCAGGTACTAAATCAAAGCCGTTAAGAACTGAATAATTTGATCCTGACAAAAAGACAAAACATCCAGTCATGCCGCTTGTAGGTACCTATGATGGGGAACTGATATATAAACGTAAGCCTATTGAAACATGAAGATTTGTTGGAAAAAGTGAAAACGAAGAACTACAAATTCCACTACTCGAATctacaaaaataaattcaaagtattgtctgtcatgtgttttttttacctataaacACGAGGATCTGCTCCGTTATTGGATTTTCATAAGAAGCATCAATCGTATTGGGCAGCGATGGCCAGAATGCTTGTATAAATATGAGTTCAGCCTTGGATGCTTGGGGATGCTTTCTCCATAAAAacctgttttaaaacaaaaacattcttaCATTTTGGTCAAGAAGAAATTTAGTCAATTTCATGTTTGGGGCCATCAATCAATGTGGATTGGATACATTATGGAACTCGAATCAgtctattaaatataaatatatagaatttcTAAACTTTccccattttgtttgttttatttacctGTTCACGAAGAAAATCAGTTCTCCTCGCAACGTAGTGACAGCATCGAAAACAGTGTTTGGATCACATCTGGAAGGAGTTGTTGGGCCAGTTGGTTGGACTGGATTGGgggattttcctgaaaattatgTGACATTGTTAGAGACAAGTTTCACAGTCAGCAACTTCACCTCCAAATTGTTTTAacctgatgcacgtccaacggtttccacctCCAATCCGTTCAATTACATCACATTAgttattgacggcaccagtcagtgatttcttttcttaaaatgcctttattgggacatgggctctgaccccaaacacttggcaacgtttcatACCAATCCCGGTCTTTTCTCAAACCACCAGCTTGAGAAAAGACCGGgattggtctgaaacgttgccaagtgtttgggtcagagcccatgtcccaataaaggcatttaagaaaagaaatcactgactggtgccgtcaataacTAATGTGATTGTTAGAGACAAAACATCGATATTTAAAAAAACGGATATCCAGAAAGCAGCATACCAACAGAAATAGATTTGAGGTCTTTGAGATTAACAGGCAAGAGGCTGGTATTGGGTACACTGAACTTTTAAAATTGCCCGCCATTTGAGTTTAACACTGCTTACCATATAGATATTGTATAGCATTTATATCATCCTGAGGAAGATGAAATGCATTGGGGTCAGTACTTGGGTATGTTGGATACATCAAAGCACCTGGATCAGTGGAATGAAAAAGTCCCAGCGAGTGTCCAAATTCATGGGCAGCAACAAGAAACAGATTATATActggatagaaaaaaaaataaagtcaatcATCATTTTAAATTCACATTCTGCTGTGTTTTAAATTTCTCACTCTCTAGATTCCAGGTGGAGGAGTTTGTATTTGTGGACAATTTAAGACTACAGTAGGAACACAGGTTCTGTTTGATGGGCCAAGGCCAGAGGGTGGATGttcatttgaaaataaagtgtgattttgtttgtatataacttACTTTCAGTGGTCTTTGTCCAGGTTTCATCTTCATCAAAATGAGCGTCTCCACCAATGCCATTGCCGGGCTGAAAGGCATGGGCCAAAGTTCCACCTGATCCATCAAAAGGAGAATTGTCTCTGTGATCtataaatgaaagaaagaaagttaCATACTGTAGATCTTCATCTTCCAGATTCTTCCCCCTGAGCCTCAATCTCATAATTTTAAGACCCCCCAAACATTTGAAATAACTCTACTGTAGAATAAGTTGCTGCCTGAATTATGAGATCTTATGGAAAGGACCCTACATGatcatgtttatttatatttggaggcacatttatcaaagatcgaatttatgtgagtttttttaaactcccttaaatttgaatatactcgaaattcgactggggggttatttaataaaataattgaatatcTTAAACTCTGACTAATTTTACAGACCCAAAAACTTGCAACAAATTCAGTTTGGATTCAACCAAACTCAATTAAATTTTTCTCCGCAAAAAATCTTGTATGtcgggaaggctacaaacatctccaaattggtcactgacctctcccattgacttatacatgactttggcaggttttaggtggcaaatagtcgaattcgaattcttaaagggccagagtatgataaatcccgaaaaaaaccaaatcaaaaatcaaatcgagtttggataattaactagtcgaatttgacagttttgaccataaagaattagaaaattcaaatttttatttaattttcaattcaacccttaataaatctgccccaaacagCACCACATGCCACAGccttccttttaaaggaaagtttTTTTGTAGTGGTCTATTGGGTGCAACATTATGAGACATGGAAAGCCATCTGAGCCAGAAGTCTagataaagtttgctccatctttATATCTATTAAGTATTccacattatatttacatttcttaagAGCATGTTAACCCTTTCTATGTAAACTatcataaaagtaaaaatttaataaaGCAACTGAACATCAAAAATGTTCTATGATGAAGATATCCAacaaattttcttgaaaatatgGCGGACTCTTACCTCCAGCTGCGAATGAGATTTCTATATCTGATGCTTCATTGTAGAGTCTTGTAAAGGTCAAAGGTGTCACGTCGCTCCAAACTTTAAAAGCTTTTTGCATTGCAGTCTCCACATCAGCCTGAGGCAGGTCAGGAGTGAAGTTTAGAATTCTATAAGGTGGGGGGGAAAAGGCACATACATGTTTGCTGCCAATATATTGCCATGGGCAACAATCGGCCCTCCTAGTGTTGCTGAACTGCAAAATTTATAGAGAGAGATTCTTGTAGTTGAAGTTCAACAGCATCTAGAGAGTTTCCAGTTGCCCATCTCTGTTATTGAATATTGGCACTCATTAGTGGTGCCAAATCGTTGTGGTATTGGTTTCTGTAAAGGATCAAAACAATCACCGTCCCAACTGATACTTTATGAGGGGCCCGCCTAGACATCTGTAAGGCCAGGCAGAATAATCAAGGACCACATTAGACTATTTTTGGTATTTTCATGATCTAGTCCTTGACTTAAAGGTCAAACATTAATTTCAACTCAGATAAAAGTCTTATCATTGGGCATCATGACAACACATATGGTCACCTCAACTCTCAACTTCTCCAGTCATGAGCAAATCTGGTGGCATATTAGTTAGAATTACAAATTATTTATCCTTACCTGTAAGTTAGATCTTTCTTCTGCCATGTAGAACTTTTTGGGATTGTGCTGTACTGGCCAACATCATAGACGCCACATCTAGGTTTTTGCATTACTTCTACTGTCTTGGGGTCCAGTGTTCCTGTCACCTTTAAGCCAAAAAATCTCTGCATCTGCTGGAGCTTTTCAGTGAACAGTTGGATGTTTTTCTTTCCTCCAACAGGTCCCCCCTCAGTTTCAAGACCATAAAATCTCTTCAAGTAATTCTGTAGCagagatatataaatatttgtattaccaAGCTTGAGGGAAAATAAGATACATCATTTATAGCCTTTGCGCTTGCATGTCTATTTGCCTTTATTGTGTAGGCAATGTGAAGATATctagaaatgcaaatatttgaaTACTTAcaggaaaaatgcaaatacttaaaaaaaatacaaaaacattctgTTTCTGctcatattttttgtatattctttatttaaccaACAAAAAGCATTCCTTTTATATTAGGCCGTCAAGAAGGAAGGAAGTGGAATCCAGAAAATAAGCAGTAAGATGGTGGTATCCTGATACACAACTTGTACAGATTATTGTTCACAATATCAACATAACTTTCATCGGACCCAACTGTTGCCAAGTTACATGTATATACAATCATTAAATTGAATATTACAATTACTGGTAATTACTTGTGCAATCCTTACTCAATATGGTAACCATTATACCATTTGAGTATTAGGTTAGAGTAAAGGACTAATGCCTCTTGCTGTCTTGCTGGTTACAAAAAGGAAACACGAGAAACGCAATACCATAGAAAAATCGGCAAATAAATCataaaggaaaaagaagaagaaaaaagagggATCAGTCGTTCCCGGATGCCCTATTAAACAACAATAGATGTTTACAGCTGAAATACATAGAAGATCTAATTATTAAATTAGAGATTGTGTCTGAGAAAAGCAGAAGGATGAAGAATGAGACTTGGATTCCATCAGAATGATCCATGGGGACCAGATTTTGACAAATAATGCTTTCCCTGTGTGTGGCTTCATAATTCTTCCATTCTCATGATGGAACCCATTTCTGCCCACCATTCTGTAACTGTGGTAGGAGTGGAGGAACGCCGCCCTAGCGGCACTGAAACAGTAACCAATAAGTGGTTTCTGCTCttatttaacataaatgaatGATGTGTTACCTCAGCCATTTCTTCATTTGTTGCTGGGGGCTCATCTTGTTTATCAATCGGTAAGGCAGCGGTGAGGGCTACGCACAGTAGCAGCttcagcaggaggcagttcattCTTCTAGGGCTTTCTAGGATTTGAAGGTGCTTCTCAGTCCCTAGGATTGCCCCTTATATAGCCCATTCCTGTCTCAGTGCCATGGGTCATATTTGTCTTTCTTCACAAGTGTGGTAAATACAGAGGAAGTCTGCCAAAAAAGGTGATACAAAGCTCCGCTTACACAATAGCTGTGTGATTTTTATCAAAAAGCACTGTAATCAACAAACGTGAAATAAATTCCTATAATTGTTTTGGCCACCTACAAGTACCCGAGCTT
Proteins encoded in this region:
- the mmp1.L gene encoding matrix metalloproteinase-18-like, encoding MNCLLLKLLLCVALTAALPIDKQDEPPATNEEMAENYLKRFYGLETEGGPVGGKKNIQLFTEKLQQMQRFFGLKVTGTLDPKTVEVMQKPRCGVYDVGQYSTIPKSSTWQKKDLTYRILNFTPDLPQADVETAMQKAFKVWSDVTPLTFTRLYNEASDIEISFAAGDHRDNSPFDGSGGTLAHAFQPGNGIGGDAHFDEDETWTKTTEIYNLFLVAAHEFGHSLGLFHSTDPGALMYPTYPSTDPNAFHLPQDDINAIQYLYGKSPNPVQPTGPTTPSRCDPNTVFDAVTTLRGELIFFVNRFLWRKHPQASKAELIFIQAFWPSLPNTIDASYENPITEQILVFIGSNYSVLNGFDLVPGYPRDIYGLGFPRTVKSIDAAVYIEHLGKTYFFADGKYWRFDEDKQQMDTGFPKLISNDFPGIPDKIDAALYYRGRLYFYIGPSQFEYDINSKRILEVLRSNSWLGC